A stretch of the Elephas maximus indicus isolate mEleMax1 chromosome 3, mEleMax1 primary haplotype, whole genome shotgun sequence genome encodes the following:
- the ANO8 gene encoding anoctamin-8 isoform X3: MAEAISAAGGTSLEGERGKRPPPEGEPAAPASGVLVPSGLTRRPARPSEKLFGKRLLQVGRYLVSHKAWMKTVPTENCDVLMTFPDTTDDHTLLWLLNHIRVGIPELIVQVRHHRHTRAYAFFVTATYESLLRGADELGLRKAVKVEFGGGTRGFSCEEDFIYENIESELRFFTSQERQSIIRFWLQNLRAKQGEALHNVRFLEDQPINEICDYFGVKIAMYFAWLGFYTSAMVYPAVFGSVLYTFTEADQTSRDVSCVVFALFNVVWSTLFLEEWKRRGAELAYKWGTLDSPGEAVEEPRPQFRGIRRISPVTRAEEFYYPPWKRLLFQLLVSLPLCLTCLVCVFLLMLGCFQLQELVLNVKGLPRLTRFLPKVMLALLVSASAEGYKKLAVWLNDMENYRLESAYEKHLIIKVVLFQFVNSYLSLFYIGFYLKDMERLKEMLATLLITRQFLQNIREVLQPHLYRRLGQGELGLRTIWELARVLLGLLGPRRPVPPHLEPQAVEGGGSVGMGGRKCLRGGCGAPEEEEEAMAERRPAGEGGEEGDGLHGGPEEVEEEEDEEEEDKEDEEEGEDGSLLDCGLRLKKVSFAERGTGRRRGLNPEALLEEGSPTMVEKGLEPGVFTLAEEDDEAEGTPSSPEHDSASVLLRRAGGEGRDQGPDSGSEPEPGVGDSARRRQNRASWIDPPEEEHSAQLTQAELESCMKKYEDTFQDYQEMFVQFGYVVLFSSAFPLAALCALINNLLEIRSDAFKLCTGLQRPFGQRVESIGQWQRVMEAMGVLAIVVNCYLIGQCGQLQRLFPWLGPEAAIVSVVVLEHFALLLKYLIHVAIPDIPGWVAEEMAKLQYQRREAFKKHERQAQHHYQQQQRRRREEEERQRHAEHHARRERDTTAGSREEARSEGSGLDPAAPEKASAKAKGGGAGGHGAERPKRPGSLLAPNNVMKLKQIIPLQSKFLSSGTAASPAGATTGPTSRPAAAQSPTGSDTRLPAFLSFKFLKSPETRRDPEQRSHSPPKAFHAGKLFPFGGARAEAGATGAVGQAQPDGIPSGSGGGRAQRSGPADEAAAEELEAARPEEEGSGTALAPVGAPALRTCRSWSPALPSPPPPPPLPRPLTPPPTGCWQWDGPWGCGGEGAIPHQVPATAATTECPPCAHAGAPPAPQPLPGDTSFYSLPPPLSTSGHPESPEPTLSPSPSPQAVCWPSGWH, from the exons ATGGCTGAGGCCATCTCCGCCGCCGGGGGCACGTCCCTGGAGGGCGAGCGCGGCAAGAGGCCCCCACCCGAGGGCGAGCCTGCAGCCCCTGCATCGGGGGTGCTGG TCCCGAGTGGCCTGACCCGGCGCCCCGCCCGCCCTTCAGAGAAGCTTTTTGGGAAGCGGCTCCTGCAGGTGGGGCGCTACCTGGTGTCCCACAAAGCATGGATGAAGACGGTCCCCACTGAGAACTGCGACGTCCTGATGACCTTCCCAG ACACGACCGATGACCACACGCTGCTATGGTTGCTGAACCACATCCGCGTGGGCATCCCAGAGCTCATCGTGCAAGTCCGCCACCACCGCCACACACGCGCCTATGCCTTCTTCGTCACTGCCACCTATGAGAG CTTGCTCCGAGGGGCTGACGAGCTAGGGCTGCGAAAGGCGGTGAAGGTGGAGTTCGGCGGGGGCACTCGTGGCTTCTCCTGTGAGGAGGACTTCATCTATGAGAACATAGAGAGCGAACTACGCTTCTTCACCTCCCAG GAACGCCAGAGCATCATCCGCTTCTGGCTGCAGAACCTGCGCGCTAAGCAGGGCGAAGCTCTGCACAACGTGCGCTTCCTGGAGGACCAGCCAATCA ATGAGATCTGCGACTACTTCGGAGTGAAGATCGCCATGTATTTCGCCTGGCTGGGCTTCTACACATCAGCGATGGTGTACCCGGCCGTCTTCGGCTCAGTGCTGTACACATTCACCGAGGCTGATCAG ACAAGCCGAGATGTGTCCTGTGTGGTCTTTGCCCTCTTCAACGTGGTTTGGTCCACGTTGTTCCTGGAGGAGTGGAAGCGGAGGGGGGCGGAGCTGGCCTACAAGTGGGGGACGCTGGACTCCCCGGGTGAAGCGGTGGAGGAGCCGCGACCCCAGTTTAGG gGCATCCGGCGCATCAGCCCTGTGACTAGGGCGGAAGAGTTCTACTACCCACCCTGGAAGCGGTTGCTCTTCCAGCTGCTTGTCAGCCTGCCGCTGTGCCTGACCTGCCTGGTCTGTGTCTTCCTGCTCATGCTCGGCTGCTTCCAACTGCAG GAGTTGGTACTGAATGTGAAGGGACTGCCCCGCCTCACCCGCTTCCTGCCTAAAGTCATGCTGGCCCTGCTGGTCAGCGCCAGCGCAGAGGGTTACAAGAAGCTTGCCGTCTGGCTCAATGACATGG AGAACTACCGGCTGGAGAGTGCCTATGAGAAGCACCTCATCATCAAGGTGGTCCTG TTCCAGTTTGTCAACTCATACCTGAGCCTCTTCTACATTGGCTTCTACCTCAAGGACATGGAGCGCCTGAAAGAG ATGCTGGCCACCCTGCTCATCACCCGGCAGTTCCTCCAGAATATACGTGAGGTCCTGCAGCCTCACCTGTACCGGCGGCTGGGCCAAGGCGAGCTGGGTCTCCGGACCATCTGGGAGCTGGCCCGTGTCCTGCTGGGCCTGCTGGGCCCGCGGCGCCCTGTGCCTCCCCACCTCGAACCCCAGGCTGTGGAGGGGGGCGGCAGTGTTGGTATGGGGGGCCGAAAGTGTCTCCGAGGGGGCTGCGGGGCAcccgaggaggaggaggaggcgatGGCGGAGCGGCGGCCAGCTGGGGAAGGTGGGGAGGAGGGTGATGGGCTGCACGGGGGCCCAGAGGAGGTAGAGGAAGAAgaagatgaggaggaggaggacaaagaggatgaggaggagggggaggatggcagcctcctggactgtgggCTGCGACTGAAGAAGGTCAGCTTTGCTGAGCGGGGCACCGGGAGGCGCCGTGGCCTGAACCCCGAGGCCCTGCTGGAGGAGGGCAGCCCCACCATGGTGGAGAAGGGCTTGGAGCCTGGTGTGTTCACGTTGGCTGAGGAAGACGATGAGGCTGAGGGCACCCCCAGCAGTCCGGAGCATGATTCTGCCTCCGTGCTGCTGCGCCGGGCTGGGGGTGAGGGCCGTGACCAGGGCCCCGACAGTGGTTCGGAACCTGAACCGGGTGTGGGTGACTCAGCCCGCCGGCGGCAGAACCGGGCTTCCTGGATTGACCCACCAGAGGAGGAGCATTCGGCCCAGCTCAcgcaggcagagctggagagctGCATGAAGAAGTACGAG GACACGTTCCAGGACTACCAGGAGATGTTCGTGCAGTTCGGCTATGTAGTGCTCTTCTCCTCGGCCTTCCCCCTGGCTGCTCTCTGTGCCCTCATCAACAATCTCCTCGAGATCCGCAGCGATGCCTTCAAGCTGTGCACGGGCCTGCAGCGGCCCTTCGGGCAGCGTGTTGAGAGCATTGGCCAGTggcag AGGGTGATGGAGGCCATGGGCGTCCTGGCAATCGTAGTCAACTGCTACCTGATCGGCCAGTGCGGGCAGCTGCAGCGCCTCTTCCCCTGGCTCGGCCCAGAGGCAGCCATCGTGTCTGTGGTGGTGCTCGAG CACTTTGCTCTGCTGCTCAAGTACCTCATCCACGTGGCGATCCCAGACATCCCAGGCTGGGTAGCTGAGGAGATGGCCAAGCTCCAATACCAGCGCCGGGAGGCCTTCAAG AAGCATGAGCGCCAGGCGCAGCACCActaccagcagcagcagcggcgaCGGCGGGAGGAGGAGGAGCGGCAGCGACACGCAGAACATCACGCTCGGCGGGAGCGTGATACCACCGCTGGCAGCCGGGAGGAGGCACGGTCCGAGGGCTCCGGGCTGGACCCCGCTGCACCCGAGAAAGCCTCGGCCAAAGCCAAGGGCGGCGGGGCGGGCGGCCACGGCGCCGAGCGGCCCAAGCGCCCAGGCTCGCTGCTAGCACCCAACAACGTCATGAAGCTGAAGCAGATCATCCCGCTGCAGAGCAAGTTCCTGTCCTCAGGGACCGCAGCCTCACCGGCTGGCGCGACCACCGGCCCAACTTCCCGGCCGGCTGCCGCCCAGTCGCCTACAGGCAGCGACACCCGCCTGCCCGCCTTCCTCAGCTTCAAGTTCCTGAAGTCGCCAGAGACCCGGCGGGACCCTGAACAGCGCAGCCACTCGCCGCCCAAAGCATTCCACGCCGGCAAGCTCTTCCCCTTTGGCGGGGCCCGGGCCGAGGCCGGGGCCACCGGGGCTGTGGGGCAGGCCCAGCCAGATGGGATCCCCAGCGGCAGCGGCGGTGGCCGGGCCCAGCGGAGTGGGCCGGCAGACGAGGCCGCGGCGGAGGAGCTGGAAGCCGCCCGGCCCGAGGAGGAAGGCTCAG GGACAGCGCTGGCCCCAGTGGGTGCCCCTGCCCTCCGCACCTGCCGCAGCTGGAGCCCTGCGCTGCCATCACCGCCGCCACCACCGCCGCTGCCCAGACCCCTGACACCGCCGCCCACCGGCTGCTGGCAGTGGGACGGGCCATGGGGCTGTGGGGGCGAGGGTGCCATCCCACACCAGGTCCCTGCCACTGCTGCCACCACTGAGTGCCCACCCTGTGCCCATGCTGGGGCCCCACCTGCCCCACAGCCTCTGCCAGGGGACACCAGCTTCTACAGCCTCCCGCCCCCACTGTCCACCTCTGGGCATCCCGAGTCTCCGGAGCCCAcactcagccccagccccagccctcagGCTGTGTGCTGGCCCAGTGGCTGGCACTAG
- the ANO8 gene encoding anoctamin-8 isoform X1, which yields MAEAISAAGGTSLEGERGKRPPPEGEPAAPASGVLVPSGLTRRPARPSEKLFGKRLLQVGRYLVSHKAWMKTVPTENCDVLMTFPDTTDDHTLLWLLNHIRVGIPELIVQVRHHRHTRAYAFFVTATYESLLRGADELGLRKAVKVEFGGGTRGFSCEEDFIYENIESELRFFTSQERQSIIRFWLQNLRAKQGEALHNVRFLEDQPIIPELAARGIIQQVFPVHEQRILNRLMKSWVQAVCENQPLDEICDYFGVKIAMYFAWLGFYTSAMVYPAVFGSVLYTFTEADQTSRDVSCVVFALFNVVWSTLFLEEWKRRGAELAYKWGTLDSPGEAVEEPRPQFRGIRRISPVTRAEEFYYPPWKRLLFQLLVSLPLCLTCLVCVFLLMLGCFQLQELVLNVKGLPRLTRFLPKVMLALLVSASAEGYKKLAVWLNDMENYRLESAYEKHLIIKVVLFQFVNSYLSLFYIGFYLKDMERLKEMLATLLITRQFLQNIREVLQPHLYRRLGQGELGLRTIWELARVLLGLLGPRRPVPPHLEPQAVEGGGSVGMGGRKCLRGGCGAPEEEEEAMAERRPAGEGGEEGDGLHGGPEEVEEEEDEEEEDKEDEEEGEDGSLLDCGLRLKKVSFAERGTGRRRGLNPEALLEEGSPTMVEKGLEPGVFTLAEEDDEAEGTPSSPEHDSASVLLRRAGGEGRDQGPDSGSEPEPGVGDSARRRQNRASWIDPPEEEHSAQLTQAELESCMKKYEDTFQDYQEMFVQFGYVVLFSSAFPLAALCALINNLLEIRSDAFKLCTGLQRPFGQRVESIGQWQRVMEAMGVLAIVVNCYLIGQCGQLQRLFPWLGPEAAIVSVVVLEHFALLLKYLIHVAIPDIPGWVAEEMAKLQYQRREAFKKHERQAQHHYQQQQRRRREEEERQRHAEHHARRERDTTAGSREEARSEGSGLDPAAPEKASAKAKGGGAGGHGAERPKRPGSLLAPNNVMKLKQIIPLQSKFLSSGTAASPAGATTGPTSRPAAAQSPTGSDTRLPAFLSFKFLKSPETRRDPEQRSHSPPKAFHAGKLFPFGGARAEAGATGAVGQAQPDGIPSGSGGGRAQRSGPADEAAAEELEAARPEEEGSGTALAPVGAPALRTCRSWSPALPSPPPPPPLPRPLTPPPTGCWQWDGPWGCGGEGAIPHQVPATAATTECPPCAHAGAPPAPQPLPGDTSFYSLPPPLSTSGHPESPEPTLSPSPSPQAVCWPSGWH from the exons ATGGCTGAGGCCATCTCCGCCGCCGGGGGCACGTCCCTGGAGGGCGAGCGCGGCAAGAGGCCCCCACCCGAGGGCGAGCCTGCAGCCCCTGCATCGGGGGTGCTGG TCCCGAGTGGCCTGACCCGGCGCCCCGCCCGCCCTTCAGAGAAGCTTTTTGGGAAGCGGCTCCTGCAGGTGGGGCGCTACCTGGTGTCCCACAAAGCATGGATGAAGACGGTCCCCACTGAGAACTGCGACGTCCTGATGACCTTCCCAG ACACGACCGATGACCACACGCTGCTATGGTTGCTGAACCACATCCGCGTGGGCATCCCAGAGCTCATCGTGCAAGTCCGCCACCACCGCCACACACGCGCCTATGCCTTCTTCGTCACTGCCACCTATGAGAG CTTGCTCCGAGGGGCTGACGAGCTAGGGCTGCGAAAGGCGGTGAAGGTGGAGTTCGGCGGGGGCACTCGTGGCTTCTCCTGTGAGGAGGACTTCATCTATGAGAACATAGAGAGCGAACTACGCTTCTTCACCTCCCAG GAACGCCAGAGCATCATCCGCTTCTGGCTGCAGAACCTGCGCGCTAAGCAGGGCGAAGCTCTGCACAACGTGCGCTTCCTGGAGGACCAGCCAATCA TCCCCGAGCTGGCGGCCCGCGGAATCATCCAGCAGGTGTTCCCGGTACACGAGCAGCGCATCCTGAACCGCCTCATGAAATCGTGGGTGCAGGCAGTGTGTGAAAACCAGCCTCTTG ATGAGATCTGCGACTACTTCGGAGTGAAGATCGCCATGTATTTCGCCTGGCTGGGCTTCTACACATCAGCGATGGTGTACCCGGCCGTCTTCGGCTCAGTGCTGTACACATTCACCGAGGCTGATCAG ACAAGCCGAGATGTGTCCTGTGTGGTCTTTGCCCTCTTCAACGTGGTTTGGTCCACGTTGTTCCTGGAGGAGTGGAAGCGGAGGGGGGCGGAGCTGGCCTACAAGTGGGGGACGCTGGACTCCCCGGGTGAAGCGGTGGAGGAGCCGCGACCCCAGTTTAGG gGCATCCGGCGCATCAGCCCTGTGACTAGGGCGGAAGAGTTCTACTACCCACCCTGGAAGCGGTTGCTCTTCCAGCTGCTTGTCAGCCTGCCGCTGTGCCTGACCTGCCTGGTCTGTGTCTTCCTGCTCATGCTCGGCTGCTTCCAACTGCAG GAGTTGGTACTGAATGTGAAGGGACTGCCCCGCCTCACCCGCTTCCTGCCTAAAGTCATGCTGGCCCTGCTGGTCAGCGCCAGCGCAGAGGGTTACAAGAAGCTTGCCGTCTGGCTCAATGACATGG AGAACTACCGGCTGGAGAGTGCCTATGAGAAGCACCTCATCATCAAGGTGGTCCTG TTCCAGTTTGTCAACTCATACCTGAGCCTCTTCTACATTGGCTTCTACCTCAAGGACATGGAGCGCCTGAAAGAG ATGCTGGCCACCCTGCTCATCACCCGGCAGTTCCTCCAGAATATACGTGAGGTCCTGCAGCCTCACCTGTACCGGCGGCTGGGCCAAGGCGAGCTGGGTCTCCGGACCATCTGGGAGCTGGCCCGTGTCCTGCTGGGCCTGCTGGGCCCGCGGCGCCCTGTGCCTCCCCACCTCGAACCCCAGGCTGTGGAGGGGGGCGGCAGTGTTGGTATGGGGGGCCGAAAGTGTCTCCGAGGGGGCTGCGGGGCAcccgaggaggaggaggaggcgatGGCGGAGCGGCGGCCAGCTGGGGAAGGTGGGGAGGAGGGTGATGGGCTGCACGGGGGCCCAGAGGAGGTAGAGGAAGAAgaagatgaggaggaggaggacaaagaggatgaggaggagggggaggatggcagcctcctggactgtgggCTGCGACTGAAGAAGGTCAGCTTTGCTGAGCGGGGCACCGGGAGGCGCCGTGGCCTGAACCCCGAGGCCCTGCTGGAGGAGGGCAGCCCCACCATGGTGGAGAAGGGCTTGGAGCCTGGTGTGTTCACGTTGGCTGAGGAAGACGATGAGGCTGAGGGCACCCCCAGCAGTCCGGAGCATGATTCTGCCTCCGTGCTGCTGCGCCGGGCTGGGGGTGAGGGCCGTGACCAGGGCCCCGACAGTGGTTCGGAACCTGAACCGGGTGTGGGTGACTCAGCCCGCCGGCGGCAGAACCGGGCTTCCTGGATTGACCCACCAGAGGAGGAGCATTCGGCCCAGCTCAcgcaggcagagctggagagctGCATGAAGAAGTACGAG GACACGTTCCAGGACTACCAGGAGATGTTCGTGCAGTTCGGCTATGTAGTGCTCTTCTCCTCGGCCTTCCCCCTGGCTGCTCTCTGTGCCCTCATCAACAATCTCCTCGAGATCCGCAGCGATGCCTTCAAGCTGTGCACGGGCCTGCAGCGGCCCTTCGGGCAGCGTGTTGAGAGCATTGGCCAGTggcag AGGGTGATGGAGGCCATGGGCGTCCTGGCAATCGTAGTCAACTGCTACCTGATCGGCCAGTGCGGGCAGCTGCAGCGCCTCTTCCCCTGGCTCGGCCCAGAGGCAGCCATCGTGTCTGTGGTGGTGCTCGAG CACTTTGCTCTGCTGCTCAAGTACCTCATCCACGTGGCGATCCCAGACATCCCAGGCTGGGTAGCTGAGGAGATGGCCAAGCTCCAATACCAGCGCCGGGAGGCCTTCAAG AAGCATGAGCGCCAGGCGCAGCACCActaccagcagcagcagcggcgaCGGCGGGAGGAGGAGGAGCGGCAGCGACACGCAGAACATCACGCTCGGCGGGAGCGTGATACCACCGCTGGCAGCCGGGAGGAGGCACGGTCCGAGGGCTCCGGGCTGGACCCCGCTGCACCCGAGAAAGCCTCGGCCAAAGCCAAGGGCGGCGGGGCGGGCGGCCACGGCGCCGAGCGGCCCAAGCGCCCAGGCTCGCTGCTAGCACCCAACAACGTCATGAAGCTGAAGCAGATCATCCCGCTGCAGAGCAAGTTCCTGTCCTCAGGGACCGCAGCCTCACCGGCTGGCGCGACCACCGGCCCAACTTCCCGGCCGGCTGCCGCCCAGTCGCCTACAGGCAGCGACACCCGCCTGCCCGCCTTCCTCAGCTTCAAGTTCCTGAAGTCGCCAGAGACCCGGCGGGACCCTGAACAGCGCAGCCACTCGCCGCCCAAAGCATTCCACGCCGGCAAGCTCTTCCCCTTTGGCGGGGCCCGGGCCGAGGCCGGGGCCACCGGGGCTGTGGGGCAGGCCCAGCCAGATGGGATCCCCAGCGGCAGCGGCGGTGGCCGGGCCCAGCGGAGTGGGCCGGCAGACGAGGCCGCGGCGGAGGAGCTGGAAGCCGCCCGGCCCGAGGAGGAAGGCTCAG GGACAGCGCTGGCCCCAGTGGGTGCCCCTGCCCTCCGCACCTGCCGCAGCTGGAGCCCTGCGCTGCCATCACCGCCGCCACCACCGCCGCTGCCCAGACCCCTGACACCGCCGCCCACCGGCTGCTGGCAGTGGGACGGGCCATGGGGCTGTGGGGGCGAGGGTGCCATCCCACACCAGGTCCCTGCCACTGCTGCCACCACTGAGTGCCCACCCTGTGCCCATGCTGGGGCCCCACCTGCCCCACAGCCTCTGCCAGGGGACACCAGCTTCTACAGCCTCCCGCCCCCACTGTCCACCTCTGGGCATCCCGAGTCTCCGGAGCCCAcactcagccccagccccagccctcagGCTGTGTGCTGGCCCAGTGGCTGGCACTAG
- the ANO8 gene encoding anoctamin-8 isoform X2 → MAEAISAAGGTSLEGERGKRPPPEGEPAAPASGVLEKLFGKRLLQVGRYLVSHKAWMKTVPTENCDVLMTFPDTTDDHTLLWLLNHIRVGIPELIVQVRHHRHTRAYAFFVTATYESLLRGADELGLRKAVKVEFGGGTRGFSCEEDFIYENIESELRFFTSQERQSIIRFWLQNLRAKQGEALHNVRFLEDQPIIPELAARGIIQQVFPVHEQRILNRLMKSWVQAVCENQPLDEICDYFGVKIAMYFAWLGFYTSAMVYPAVFGSVLYTFTEADQTSRDVSCVVFALFNVVWSTLFLEEWKRRGAELAYKWGTLDSPGEAVEEPRPQFRGIRRISPVTRAEEFYYPPWKRLLFQLLVSLPLCLTCLVCVFLLMLGCFQLQELVLNVKGLPRLTRFLPKVMLALLVSASAEGYKKLAVWLNDMENYRLESAYEKHLIIKVVLFQFVNSYLSLFYIGFYLKDMERLKEMLATLLITRQFLQNIREVLQPHLYRRLGQGELGLRTIWELARVLLGLLGPRRPVPPHLEPQAVEGGGSVGMGGRKCLRGGCGAPEEEEEAMAERRPAGEGGEEGDGLHGGPEEVEEEEDEEEEDKEDEEEGEDGSLLDCGLRLKKVSFAERGTGRRRGLNPEALLEEGSPTMVEKGLEPGVFTLAEEDDEAEGTPSSPEHDSASVLLRRAGGEGRDQGPDSGSEPEPGVGDSARRRQNRASWIDPPEEEHSAQLTQAELESCMKKYEDTFQDYQEMFVQFGYVVLFSSAFPLAALCALINNLLEIRSDAFKLCTGLQRPFGQRVESIGQWQRVMEAMGVLAIVVNCYLIGQCGQLQRLFPWLGPEAAIVSVVVLEHFALLLKYLIHVAIPDIPGWVAEEMAKLQYQRREAFKKHERQAQHHYQQQQRRRREEEERQRHAEHHARRERDTTAGSREEARSEGSGLDPAAPEKASAKAKGGGAGGHGAERPKRPGSLLAPNNVMKLKQIIPLQSKFLSSGTAASPAGATTGPTSRPAAAQSPTGSDTRLPAFLSFKFLKSPETRRDPEQRSHSPPKAFHAGKLFPFGGARAEAGATGAVGQAQPDGIPSGSGGGRAQRSGPADEAAAEELEAARPEEEGSGTALAPVGAPALRTCRSWSPALPSPPPPPPLPRPLTPPPTGCWQWDGPWGCGGEGAIPHQVPATAATTECPPCAHAGAPPAPQPLPGDTSFYSLPPPLSTSGHPESPEPTLSPSPSPQAVCWPSGWH, encoded by the exons ATGGCTGAGGCCATCTCCGCCGCCGGGGGCACGTCCCTGGAGGGCGAGCGCGGCAAGAGGCCCCCACCCGAGGGCGAGCCTGCAGCCCCTGCATCGGGGGTGCTGG AGAAGCTTTTTGGGAAGCGGCTCCTGCAGGTGGGGCGCTACCTGGTGTCCCACAAAGCATGGATGAAGACGGTCCCCACTGAGAACTGCGACGTCCTGATGACCTTCCCAG ACACGACCGATGACCACACGCTGCTATGGTTGCTGAACCACATCCGCGTGGGCATCCCAGAGCTCATCGTGCAAGTCCGCCACCACCGCCACACACGCGCCTATGCCTTCTTCGTCACTGCCACCTATGAGAG CTTGCTCCGAGGGGCTGACGAGCTAGGGCTGCGAAAGGCGGTGAAGGTGGAGTTCGGCGGGGGCACTCGTGGCTTCTCCTGTGAGGAGGACTTCATCTATGAGAACATAGAGAGCGAACTACGCTTCTTCACCTCCCAG GAACGCCAGAGCATCATCCGCTTCTGGCTGCAGAACCTGCGCGCTAAGCAGGGCGAAGCTCTGCACAACGTGCGCTTCCTGGAGGACCAGCCAATCA TCCCCGAGCTGGCGGCCCGCGGAATCATCCAGCAGGTGTTCCCGGTACACGAGCAGCGCATCCTGAACCGCCTCATGAAATCGTGGGTGCAGGCAGTGTGTGAAAACCAGCCTCTTG ATGAGATCTGCGACTACTTCGGAGTGAAGATCGCCATGTATTTCGCCTGGCTGGGCTTCTACACATCAGCGATGGTGTACCCGGCCGTCTTCGGCTCAGTGCTGTACACATTCACCGAGGCTGATCAG ACAAGCCGAGATGTGTCCTGTGTGGTCTTTGCCCTCTTCAACGTGGTTTGGTCCACGTTGTTCCTGGAGGAGTGGAAGCGGAGGGGGGCGGAGCTGGCCTACAAGTGGGGGACGCTGGACTCCCCGGGTGAAGCGGTGGAGGAGCCGCGACCCCAGTTTAGG gGCATCCGGCGCATCAGCCCTGTGACTAGGGCGGAAGAGTTCTACTACCCACCCTGGAAGCGGTTGCTCTTCCAGCTGCTTGTCAGCCTGCCGCTGTGCCTGACCTGCCTGGTCTGTGTCTTCCTGCTCATGCTCGGCTGCTTCCAACTGCAG GAGTTGGTACTGAATGTGAAGGGACTGCCCCGCCTCACCCGCTTCCTGCCTAAAGTCATGCTGGCCCTGCTGGTCAGCGCCAGCGCAGAGGGTTACAAGAAGCTTGCCGTCTGGCTCAATGACATGG AGAACTACCGGCTGGAGAGTGCCTATGAGAAGCACCTCATCATCAAGGTGGTCCTG TTCCAGTTTGTCAACTCATACCTGAGCCTCTTCTACATTGGCTTCTACCTCAAGGACATGGAGCGCCTGAAAGAG ATGCTGGCCACCCTGCTCATCACCCGGCAGTTCCTCCAGAATATACGTGAGGTCCTGCAGCCTCACCTGTACCGGCGGCTGGGCCAAGGCGAGCTGGGTCTCCGGACCATCTGGGAGCTGGCCCGTGTCCTGCTGGGCCTGCTGGGCCCGCGGCGCCCTGTGCCTCCCCACCTCGAACCCCAGGCTGTGGAGGGGGGCGGCAGTGTTGGTATGGGGGGCCGAAAGTGTCTCCGAGGGGGCTGCGGGGCAcccgaggaggaggaggaggcgatGGCGGAGCGGCGGCCAGCTGGGGAAGGTGGGGAGGAGGGTGATGGGCTGCACGGGGGCCCAGAGGAGGTAGAGGAAGAAgaagatgaggaggaggaggacaaagaggatgaggaggagggggaggatggcagcctcctggactgtgggCTGCGACTGAAGAAGGTCAGCTTTGCTGAGCGGGGCACCGGGAGGCGCCGTGGCCTGAACCCCGAGGCCCTGCTGGAGGAGGGCAGCCCCACCATGGTGGAGAAGGGCTTGGAGCCTGGTGTGTTCACGTTGGCTGAGGAAGACGATGAGGCTGAGGGCACCCCCAGCAGTCCGGAGCATGATTCTGCCTCCGTGCTGCTGCGCCGGGCTGGGGGTGAGGGCCGTGACCAGGGCCCCGACAGTGGTTCGGAACCTGAACCGGGTGTGGGTGACTCAGCCCGCCGGCGGCAGAACCGGGCTTCCTGGATTGACCCACCAGAGGAGGAGCATTCGGCCCAGCTCAcgcaggcagagctggagagctGCATGAAGAAGTACGAG GACACGTTCCAGGACTACCAGGAGATGTTCGTGCAGTTCGGCTATGTAGTGCTCTTCTCCTCGGCCTTCCCCCTGGCTGCTCTCTGTGCCCTCATCAACAATCTCCTCGAGATCCGCAGCGATGCCTTCAAGCTGTGCACGGGCCTGCAGCGGCCCTTCGGGCAGCGTGTTGAGAGCATTGGCCAGTggcag AGGGTGATGGAGGCCATGGGCGTCCTGGCAATCGTAGTCAACTGCTACCTGATCGGCCAGTGCGGGCAGCTGCAGCGCCTCTTCCCCTGGCTCGGCCCAGAGGCAGCCATCGTGTCTGTGGTGGTGCTCGAG CACTTTGCTCTGCTGCTCAAGTACCTCATCCACGTGGCGATCCCAGACATCCCAGGCTGGGTAGCTGAGGAGATGGCCAAGCTCCAATACCAGCGCCGGGAGGCCTTCAAG AAGCATGAGCGCCAGGCGCAGCACCActaccagcagcagcagcggcgaCGGCGGGAGGAGGAGGAGCGGCAGCGACACGCAGAACATCACGCTCGGCGGGAGCGTGATACCACCGCTGGCAGCCGGGAGGAGGCACGGTCCGAGGGCTCCGGGCTGGACCCCGCTGCACCCGAGAAAGCCTCGGCCAAAGCCAAGGGCGGCGGGGCGGGCGGCCACGGCGCCGAGCGGCCCAAGCGCCCAGGCTCGCTGCTAGCACCCAACAACGTCATGAAGCTGAAGCAGATCATCCCGCTGCAGAGCAAGTTCCTGTCCTCAGGGACCGCAGCCTCACCGGCTGGCGCGACCACCGGCCCAACTTCCCGGCCGGCTGCCGCCCAGTCGCCTACAGGCAGCGACACCCGCCTGCCCGCCTTCCTCAGCTTCAAGTTCCTGAAGTCGCCAGAGACCCGGCGGGACCCTGAACAGCGCAGCCACTCGCCGCCCAAAGCATTCCACGCCGGCAAGCTCTTCCCCTTTGGCGGGGCCCGGGCCGAGGCCGGGGCCACCGGGGCTGTGGGGCAGGCCCAGCCAGATGGGATCCCCAGCGGCAGCGGCGGTGGCCGGGCCCAGCGGAGTGGGCCGGCAGACGAGGCCGCGGCGGAGGAGCTGGAAGCCGCCCGGCCCGAGGAGGAAGGCTCAG GGACAGCGCTGGCCCCAGTGGGTGCCCCTGCCCTCCGCACCTGCCGCAGCTGGAGCCCTGCGCTGCCATCACCGCCGCCACCACCGCCGCTGCCCAGACCCCTGACACCGCCGCCCACCGGCTGCTGGCAGTGGGACGGGCCATGGGGCTGTGGGGGCGAGGGTGCCATCCCACACCAGGTCCCTGCCACTGCTGCCACCACTGAGTGCCCACCCTGTGCCCATGCTGGGGCCCCACCTGCCCCACAGCCTCTGCCAGGGGACACCAGCTTCTACAGCCTCCCGCCCCCACTGTCCACCTCTGGGCATCCCGAGTCTCCGGAGCCCAcactcagccccagccccagccctcagGCTGTGTGCTGGCCCAGTGGCTGGCACTAG